A genomic region of Anaerolineae bacterium contains the following coding sequences:
- a CDS encoding acyl-CoA thioesterase, giving the protein MAPADRFVAETTFYVRYAETDAMGIVHHASYVVYFEEGRSHYARARGADYAAFERTGHYFAVSEVYARYQQPARYGQRLTVRCWIEDLRSRSVTFGYEIVDADTGTLHVTGHSKHICVNHGGQVTAIPPEWRARLQG; this is encoded by the coding sequence ATGGCTCCAGCGGATCGGTTTGTGGCCGAGACGACCTTCTATGTGCGCTATGCTGAGACTGACGCCATGGGCATAGTTCACCATGCCAGTTATGTTGTCTATTTTGAAGAAGGGCGGTCGCACTATGCGCGGGCACGCGGCGCTGATTACGCTGCCTTTGAGCGCACAGGACATTACTTTGCGGTGAGTGAAGTCTATGCCCGCTACCAGCAGCCGGCCCGTTATGGCCAAAGGCTGACCGTGCGCTGCTGGATCGAGGATCTCCGTAGTCGTTCGGTGACCTTTGGGTATGAGATCGTTGATGCTGATACCGGGACACTGCATGTAACCGGACACAGCAAGCACATCTGTGTCAATCATGGGGGACAGGTGACAGCCATCCCACCGGAGTGGCGCGCGCGGTTGCAGGGCTGA
- a CDS encoding alpha/beta hydrolase, with the protein MRFSKRWLWLIPVALVLALVGFVLWASNPLPPMAEALAALESDASVRVTQSEWLVFEPVDAARPAGFIFYPGGRVDPRAYAPYARAIAEQGYLTVIVPMPLNLAVLAPGRAADVINRFPAVPRWVVGGHSLGGAMAASFAYSQPAQVAGLVLWAAYPADNNSLAGADLPVVSIYGTQDGLAAPEKVLASARLLPDDARFVAVEGGNHAQFGWYGSQGGDGEATISRAAQQDQVIAATVALLESVAQGSGQGNQG; encoded by the coding sequence ATGCGATTCTCCAAACGATGGTTGTGGTTGATTCCGGTGGCGCTGGTTCTGGCGCTGGTGGGATTTGTGCTGTGGGCCAGTAATCCCCTGCCGCCAATGGCGGAGGCGCTGGCTGCGCTGGAAAGCGACGCCAGTGTGCGCGTCACTCAGAGTGAATGGCTGGTATTTGAGCCGGTTGACGCTGCCAGGCCAGCAGGGTTCATCTTCTATCCCGGTGGGCGAGTGGATCCACGCGCTTATGCACCGTATGCCCGCGCTATTGCTGAGCAGGGCTATCTGACGGTGATCGTGCCGATGCCGCTCAACCTGGCGGTACTGGCGCCGGGGCGAGCGGCGGATGTGATCAACCGCTTTCCTGCTGTTCCCCGCTGGGTGGTTGGCGGGCATTCGCTGGGCGGTGCGATGGCCGCCAGTTTTGCCTACAGTCAGCCCGCGCAGGTTGCCGGTCTGGTACTATGGGCGGCGTATCCTGCAGACAATAACAGCCTGGCCGGGGCGGACCTGCCAGTAGTCTCGATCTATGGCACGCAGGATGGGCTGGCGGCGCCTGAGAAGGTGCTGGCATCAGCGCGCTTGCTTCCCGATGACGCACGCTTTGTCGCGGTTGAAGGCGGAAACCACGCTCAGTTTGGCTGGTATGGCTCCCAGGGCGGCGATGGCGAGGCGACGATCTCGCGGGCGGCGCAGCAGGATCAGGTCATTGCCGCAACTGTGGCTTTGCTGGAATCTGTTGCGCAGGGGTCAGGGCAGGGTAACCAGGGCTAG
- a CDS encoding long-chain fatty acid--CoA ligase, with product MASYSDRPWLKHYDPGIPHTLQYPAIPLHGFLEQSAREHPDAIACLTSLKLPLLGRRHASITYGELDAAVDALAAALVDLGLRKGDRVALILPNCTQFVIAFYATLKAGGVVAAVNPSYPPLRLQEQIVDSGATVAITLSLFYESIKQIQPNTPLHHVIVTNIKEYFPAVGRLLFTLAREKKDGHAIQKRPEDHWLQDLLRRYGGRKAGVEVTPEDRALFQYTGGTTGVSKAAVSTHFALVADTMQCRAWLSSDMRGAPHEESFLAAIPLFHVFGMVAVMSFAVSMASAMIMVPNPRDIDEVLDNIHVYKPTLFMGVPAMYNAINNNARAQSGAVSLKSLRACLSGSAPLPPATKQKFEALSGGKLLEGFGMSEMPTATHANPLLGENRTGSIGLPFPDVECRIVSLDDGETDVPVGEIGELILRGPQMMIGYHGMPTETANALREDSEGRKWFYSGDIARMDEDGYFYIVDRKKDMALIGGFNVYPRNVEDVLMSHPDVLEVGVAAIPHPDPQKEGQEALKAWVVTRPGRTITPEQLVAFAGQYLARYEIPTRFEFVTELPKTAVGKILRRELVRMELEARQMKQDR from the coding sequence ATGGCTTCATACAGCGATCGTCCATGGCTCAAGCACTATGACCCAGGCATCCCGCACACCCTGCAGTATCCGGCGATCCCGCTTCATGGCTTCCTGGAGCAGAGTGCGCGTGAACATCCGGATGCTATCGCCTGTCTGACTTCGCTCAAGCTCCCTTTGCTTGGCCGCAGGCACGCCAGCATTACCTATGGCGAACTGGATGCTGCCGTGGACGCGCTGGCAGCGGCGCTGGTGGATCTGGGACTCAGGAAGGGCGATCGCGTGGCTCTGATCCTGCCCAATTGCACGCAGTTCGTCATTGCGTTCTACGCTACGCTCAAGGCGGGCGGGGTAGTGGCAGCGGTGAATCCGAGCTATCCTCCTCTCCGGTTGCAGGAACAAATTGTTGACTCCGGCGCAACCGTGGCGATTACCCTGAGTCTCTTTTACGAGTCCATCAAGCAGATTCAGCCCAATACCCCGCTTCACCACGTCATCGTGACAAATATCAAGGAGTACTTCCCGGCTGTGGGGCGGCTACTCTTTACCCTGGCGCGGGAAAAGAAGGACGGACACGCCATCCAGAAGCGTCCGGAGGATCACTGGCTGCAGGACCTCCTGCGCCGTTACGGGGGACGTAAGGCTGGCGTGGAAGTCACGCCTGAGGATCGGGCACTTTTCCAGTACACCGGCGGCACTACCGGAGTTTCCAAAGCGGCGGTCTCGACGCATTTCGCCCTGGTGGCGGATACCATGCAGTGCCGGGCGTGGCTCTCTTCGGATATGCGCGGCGCGCCTCATGAGGAAAGCTTCCTGGCAGCGATCCCGCTCTTTCATGTGTTTGGCATGGTGGCTGTGATGAGCTTTGCCGTCTCGATGGCCTCCGCCATGATCATGGTGCCCAATCCGCGGGATATTGATGAGGTGCTGGACAACATCCATGTCTACAAACCCACCCTTTTTATGGGCGTACCAGCGATGTACAACGCGATCAACAATAATGCGCGGGCACAGTCAGGGGCGGTATCGTTAAAATCGCTGCGGGCGTGTTTGAGCGGGTCGGCGCCATTGCCGCCGGCGACCAAGCAGAAATTCGAGGCGCTGAGCGGCGGCAAGCTACTGGAAGGATTCGGGATGAGCGAAATGCCGACTGCTACACATGCTAACCCCTTGCTGGGCGAAAATCGTACCGGCTCGATTGGGCTGCCATTCCCGGATGTTGAGTGCCGGATTGTCAGCCTTGATGATGGTGAGACGGATGTTCCTGTGGGCGAGATCGGGGAGTTGATTCTGCGGGGGCCGCAGATGATGATCGGGTATCATGGCATGCCAACAGAGACGGCCAACGCCCTGCGCGAAGACAGCGAAGGCCGGAAGTGGTTCTATTCCGGGGATATTGCCCGGATGGACGAGGATGGCTACTTCTACATTGTCGACCGCAAAAAGGACATGGCGCTGATCGGCGGCTTCAACGTTTACCCCCGGAATGTTGAGGATGTGCTGATGAGCCACCCTGATGTACTGGAGGTTGGGGTAGCAGCGATTCCTCATCCAGACCCCCAGAAGGAAGGCCAGGAGGCACTCAAAGCCTGGGTTGTCACGAGACCGGGGCGGACGATCACGCCGGAACAACTGGTTGCCTTCGCCGGGCAGTACCTGGCCCGCTATGAGATTCCGACGCGGTTCGAGTTTGTGACGGAATTGCCCAAGACAGCTGTGGGGAAGATCCTGCGTCGGGAACTGGTGCGCATGGAGCTGGAAGCCCGGCAGATGAAACAGGATCGCTGA